The genomic region CCGCCTATCTCTTTGCATCAGACTCCACTGATATGGATAATAGGCAACCTTTTTTTCCTTGCCCCCGTTACTGAACCTGTGGATGTGGGCCGTGGCTATGCCGGGGATGACCAAGCACACGGCCATGACGCCGATCCCGGGCCGGATCTCGAACCACATCGCAGCGCGGTTGCCGGAGCCAAGCCCCTTGCCTGCCCGGCCTGGTAAAGGTGACCTGGCCTCCAAAATGCACTTGTTttaagtgttgacaaagatgtacAACCTTTGTAATCTCTCCCCTGCAGTCAaggtatagaacatttccatcaataggtactattattatcctcattctaGAGGGCAGAGAACTAAAGTATAAGAGGAGTTAAGGGACATTGAAGGGATGTCCAAGGTCTCATGGCTTATAAGTGATAgcaccaggatttgaaccccagaGCCCATATTCTTGACTACCATATTgctttccatctcttcatttgtGGTTCAGTCATTGCCTCTCTTGTCCGGGTGGACAAGATTAAGGAGTAAGATGACTTAGGCTTAAAGTCTAAGCATTAAAGGGGTCCTGGGCAAGCGGCCCAGAGGTAGGCAGTGGGGAGGGATGAAACAGCAATCTCAGTA from Zalophus californianus isolate mZalCal1 chromosome 11, mZalCal1.pri.v2, whole genome shotgun sequence harbors:
- the LOC113914078 gene encoding NADH dehydrogenase [ubiquinone] 1 alpha subcomplex subunit 1-like, which gives rise to MWFEIRPGIGVMAVCLVIPGIATAHIHRFSNGGKEKKVAYYPYQWSLMQRDRRVSGVNHYYVSKGLENID